The Daucus carota subsp. sativus chromosome 7, DH1 v3.0, whole genome shotgun sequence genome window below encodes:
- the LOC108195601 gene encoding glycine-rich cell wall structural protein, with amino-acid sequence MAKLSLVFVLSLVLVHAMARNVPTEKHDQETQTVVVATKTSGGKNVKDKKCVVGFVGVGGAVGGVAGVGGVGGVGGVGGVAGVVPLGGIGGIGGVGGAGGLGGLGGGAGGLSGLGGLGGGAGGLGGGAGGLGGLAGVGGGVAGGAGGVGGLLP; translated from the coding sequence ATGGCAAAGTTGTCCCTAGTGTTTGTACTTTCTTTAGTGCTTGTGCATGCAATGGCACGTAACGTTCCTACTGAAAAACATGACCAAGAGACTCAGACTGTTGTTGTGGCCACCAAGACCAGTGGTGGCAAGAACGTCAAGGACAAGAAGTGCGTGGTGGGGTTTGTGGGTGTAGGGGGTGCTGTTGGCGGTGTTGCGGGTGTTGGTGGTGTTGGGGGTGTAGGCGGTGTGGGCGGTGTTGCCGGTGTGGTTCCACTTGGTGGTATTGGTGGTATCGGTGGAGTTGGCGGTGCAGGAGGTCTTGGTGGGCTTGGAGGGGGTGCTGGGGGACTTAGTGGTCTGGGAGGGCTCGGAGGGGGTGCTGGTGGACTTGGAGGTGGTGCTGGGGGACTAGGTGGGCTGGCAGGTGTTGGCGGTGGTGTGGCTGGTGGTGCCGGTGGTGTTGGAGGTCTTTTACCTTAG
- the LOC108196460 gene encoding probable leucine-rich repeat receptor-like protein kinase At5g63930, whose protein sequence is MYVSVGSRASFLVSLTVIALALLSCPSEGLNAEGMSLLELKKELQDDFNHLWNWNSSDETPCLWRGVSCTSDVVPVVDSLVLRGMNLSGNLSSSIGGLAFLTYLDIAFNAFNGSIPKEIGNCSRLNTIYLNNNQFQGQIPAEICKLSLLTDLNICNNKLSGSFPQEIGNLSLLTNFVAYSNKLSGPLPRSFGKLRSLKTFRAGQNSISGNLPAEIGDCQNLQYLGLAQNLLDGDIPKVLGKLKNLTDIILWGNDFSGFIPAELSNCTNLLTLALYQNNLVGEIPKEILGMKSLWKLYLYRNGLNGTIPREIGNLSSALEIDFSENSLTGEIPVEFSQIKGLSLLYLFENQLTGVIPDEFGSLKNLTNLDLSINRLTGPIPYSFQYLPNMRQLQLFDNSLTGSIPRLLGFYNKLWVADFSDNYLTGKIPPYICRQSILDTLNVESNQLYGNIPEGLLYCPSLSQLRLNGNRLTGNFPSELCNIVRMSAIELSQNKFSGSIPPKIGNCQQLQRLDLSGNNFTSKLPKEIGNLDKLVKFNISSNFMTGKIPPEILNCKTLQRLDLSRNNFEGAIPNELGSLSQLELLKLSDNKFSGNLPAALGNLSRLLELQMGGNFISGEIPNELGFLSGLQIALNLSFNSLSGGIPSELGNLILLEYLLLNNNHLSGEIPTTFANLSSLLGCDFSNNNLSGPLPSVPVFQNMDENSFTGNRGLCGGPLGDCNTKTSFDSVQPLPDGGAHRRKIIAVVAAAVGGVSLILIVVLIYMMKRLPVEIAATLQEKDTSTPVSDIYFPPKEGFTFQDLVEATNNFDDSYVVGKGAAGTVYKAVMQSGQMIAVKKLESNREGNNIDNSFRAEILTLGKIRHRNIVKLFGFCYHQGSNLLLYEYLARGSLGELLHGSSFTLEWPIRFTVALGAAQGLSYLHHDCKPRIIHRDIKSNNILLDDDFEAHVGDFGLAKVIDMPQSKSMSAVAGSYGYIAPEYAYTMKVTEKCDIYSYGVVLLELLTGKAPVQPIDQGGDLVTCVKKYIRNHSLTSGILDSRLNLEDKQIVNHMLTVLKIALLCTSMNPYDRPSMREVVQMLIESNRREGSFITPPIYDSSLEDDVPLKDDSL, encoded by the exons ATGTATGTGTCTGTTGGATCAAGAGCAAGCTTCCTTGTTAGTTTGACGGTGATTGCACTAGCTTTATTAAGTTGTCCATCAGAGGGGTTGAATGCTGAAGGAATGTCTTTGTTGGAGTTAAAAAAAGAACTCCAAGATGACTTTAATCATTTGTGGAACTGGAATTCGAGTGATGAGACTCCTTGTTTGTGGAGAGGTGTGAGCTGCACAAGCGATGTTGTCCCAGTTGTAGATTCCCTTGTTTTGAGGGGGATGAATCTTTCGGGAAACTTAAGCTCTAGTATAGGAGGTTTGGCTTTCTTAACTTACCTTGATATTGCTTTTAATGCATTCAATGGATCAATTCCAAAGGAGATAGGAAATTGCTCAAGGCTGAATactatttatttgaataataatcaGTTCCAAGGGCAGATTCCTGCTGAAATATGTAAGCTGTCCTTGTTGACAGACTTGAACATATGCAATAACAAGTTATCTGGTTCTTTTCCTCAAGAAATTGGGAATCTATCTCTACTAACTAATTTTGTGGCTTACTCAAACAAGCTGAGTGGTCCATTGCCTCGTTCTTTTGGAAAGCTCAGGAGTTTGAAAACGTTTAGGGCAGGGCAAAATAGTATTTCTGGAAATTTGCCTGCCGAAATAGGTGATTGTCAAAATTTGCAATACCTCGGTCTTGCTCAGAATCTATTAGATGGTGATATACCAAAGGTACTGGGCAAGCTTAAAAATTTGACAGATATTATTCTTTGGGGTAATGATTTCTCTGGGTTTATACCAGCAGAGCTTTCAAATTGTACAAATCTTTTGACTCTTGCCCTGTACCAGAATAATCTTGTCGGGGAAATTCCAAAGGAGATACTTGGCATGAAATCTTTGTGGAAGTTATACTTGTACAGGAATGGTTTAAATGGTACAATTCCCAGGGAAATTGGCAACCTTTCAAGTGCCCTTGAAATTGATTTCTCGGAAAATTCTTTGACCGGAGAAATTCCCGTGGAGTTTAGTCAGATAAAGGGTTTATCATTGCTTTATCTGTTCGAGAATCAGCTCACAGGTGTTATACCAGACGAATTTGGTAGCTTGAAGAATTTGACAAATCTCGATCTTTCTATCAATCGCCTCACAGGTCCTATCCCTTATAGTTTTCAATATCTACCTAATATGAGACAGCTTCAGCTATTTGATAATTCTCTTACCGGTAGCATACCTCGATTGCTCGGGTTCTACAATAAACTCTGGGTAGCTGATTTTTCTGATAATTACTTAACGGGAAAAATTCCTCCTTACATTTGTCGGCAGTCAATCTTAGACACCCTAAATGTAGAGTCTAATCAGCTGTATGGGAATATTCCAGAAGGACTTCTATATTGTCCATCATTAAGTCAACTTCGTCTGAATGGAAACAGACTAACTGGGAACTTCCCATCTGAGCTTTGCAATATAGTAAGAATGTCTGCTATAGAGTTAAGCCAAAACAAGTTCAGTGGTTCTATACCTCCTAAAATAGGAAACTGCCAACAATTGCAAAGACTTGATCTTTCAGGCAACAACTTCACATCCAAGTTGCCCAAGGAAATAGGTAATCTGGATAAATTGGTAAAGTTTAATATATCTTCAAATTTTATGACTGGAAAGATACCACCTGAAATTCTCAATTGCAAGACGCTTCAGCGTCTCGATCTCAGCCGAAATAACTTTGAGGGTGCtataccaaatgagcttggaaGTCTTTCACAATTGGAACTTCTTAAGCTTTCAGATAATAAGTTCTCTGGTAATCTACCAGCAGCTTTGGGCAATCTCTCACGTTTGTTAGAGTTGCAGATGGGCGGAAATTTTATCTCAGGTGAAATACCAAATGAGTTGGGTTTTCTTTCAGGATTACAGATTGCATTGAATTTAAGTTTTAATAGTCTTTCTGGCGGAATACCATCTGAACTGGGGAACCTTATTTTACTGGAATACCTATTGCTCAATAACAATCATTTGTCTGGTGAAATTCCAACCACATTTGCAAATTTATCAAGTCTACTGGGATGTGATTTCTCTAACAATAACCTTTCTGGACCCCTGCCTTCTGTACCAGTCTTCCAGAACATGGACGAGAACAGTTTTACGGGAAACAGAGGGCTGTGTGGTGGCCCTTTAGGTGATTGCAACACAAAAACTTCTTTTGATTCAGTTCAACCTTTGCCAGATGGTGGTGCTCATCGAAGGAAAATCATAGCCGTGGTTGCTGCTGCAGTGGGTGGAGTATCCCTGATTCTCATTGTGGTCCTAATATATATGATGAAGCGGCTACCAGTTGAGATAGCTGCTACTTTACAGGAAAAAGATACATCCACACCAGTCTCTGATATATATTTTCCTCCAAAAGAGGGGTTTACTTTTCAGGATCTTGTCGAGGCAACTAACAACTTCGATGATAGTTATGTCGTTGGTAAGGGAGCTGCTGGCACAGTATATAAGGCAGTAATGCAATCTGGGCAAATGATTGCAGTTAAGAAACTTGAATCAAACCGAGAGGGGAATAATATTGACAACAGTTTTCGTGCTGAAATTTTGACTTTGGGAAAAATCAGACATCGTAATATTGTGAAGCTATTTGGTTTCTGTTATCACCAGGGTTCCAATTTGCTTCTCTACGAGTACCTTGCAAGGGGTAGCCTTGGAGAATTACTTCATGGGTCCTCTTTTACCTTGGAATGGCCAATACGCTTCACCGTTGCTCTTGGGGCTGCTCAAGGACTTTCATATTTGCATCATGACTGCAAGCCAAGGATTATTCACCGTGATATAAAATCCAATAACATCTTACTTGATGATGACTTTGAAGCTCATGTTGGTGATTTTGGTTTGGCGAAGGTTATTGACATGCCTCAGTCCAAGTCCATGTCAGCAGTTGCAGGATCATATGGATACATAGCCCCTG AATATGCATACACAATGAAGGTGACGGAAAAGTGTGATATATATAGCTATGGAGTTGTGCTATTGGAGTTGCTAACAGGAAAAGCTCCTGTACAGCCAATAGATCAAGGCGGTGATCTCGTTACATGCGTAAAGAAATACATTCGCAATCATTCACTTACATCTGGTATACTTGATagtcgtttgaatttggaaGACAAACAAATTGTTAATCACATGCTTACTGTCTTAAAGATTGCTCTCTTGTGCACGAGCATGAATCCATATGATCGTCCTTCAATGAGAGAAGTTGTTCAAATGCTGATCGAGTCTAATAGACGAGAAGGAAGCTTCATCACTCCTCCAATTTATGATTCTTCTTTGGAAGATGATGTTCCTTTGAAGGATGACTCCTTGTGA